A window from Mogibacterium neglectum encodes these proteins:
- a CDS encoding TatD family hydrolase, which yields MLFDAHTHLNYEEFSEEERLNRAKEIEESDVEFIIDVGDSVESSRQAIKDATDYSWCYAAVGIHPDKALTYSDNDLDEIKELASAPKVKAIGEIGLDFHYGKDSKAEQIELFRKQIRIANELMMPIMIHTREADAITRDILIEEGAFSEARKGHFPKRPDGQEGMVADARVQLHCYSGSLELAREYVKLGATISIGGPLTFKNARKTVEVLEGIPLQFIMSETDAPFLAPEPKRGRPNKTPYIEHVVRRMALLKGIGFDEAVRITSENARRFFNIKVK from the coding sequence ATGCTATTTGATGCACATACCCATTTGAATTACGAGGAGTTTAGCGAAGAAGAGCGGCTTAATAGGGCAAAGGAAATAGAAGAGTCTGATGTGGAGTTTATCATTGATGTTGGCGATTCTGTAGAATCGTCCAGGCAGGCGATTAAGGATGCAACTGATTATTCTTGGTGCTATGCCGCTGTTGGGATTCACCCGGATAAGGCGCTCACATACTCCGATAATGATTTAGATGAAATCAAGGAACTTGCTAGCGCACCAAAGGTTAAAGCAATCGGTGAAATAGGTCTAGACTTCCACTATGGAAAGGATTCTAAGGCAGAACAGATTGAACTCTTCAGGAAGCAGATCAGAATTGCGAATGAACTCATGATGCCGATTATGATTCATACACGAGAAGCTGATGCGATTACTAGAGATATTCTCATCGAAGAAGGAGCATTTAGCGAAGCTCGAAAGGGTCATTTCCCTAAGAGACCAGACGGACAAGAGGGGATGGTTGCTGATGCCAGAGTACAGCTACACTGCTACTCAGGCTCACTTGAACTGGCGCGTGAGTATGTGAAGCTTGGGGCGACAATCTCTATAGGTGGACCGCTGACATTTAAAAATGCGAGAAAAACCGTAGAGGTGCTAGAGGGAATACCGCTTCAGTTTATAATGAGTGAGACAGATGCGCCTTTTCTTGCGCCAGAACCGAAGAGAGGGAGACCTAATAAGACTCCGTATATTGAGCATGTCGTCAGGAGAATGGCTCTATTAAAGGGCATCGGGTTTGACGAAGCAGTACGGATAACGTCAGAAAATGCGAGACGATTCTTTAATATAAAGGTTAAATAG